A stretch of the Oncorhynchus mykiss isolate Arlee chromosome 23, USDA_OmykA_1.1, whole genome shotgun sequence genome encodes the following:
- the LOC110502462 gene encoding filensin-like isoform X2, with protein MYKTSYLREVRKEKYERSDVFEEPYGPDASAGTSAIQGWESLQELNSRFARYINRARVLEQRNSVFRKQLETLQRMEEASGLEEAFTEQIGLNRRRICELSADRAKLERQLKDACRMLDEFTNKYRNECEYQEQLRGTLEQLNREADHNLLRNLEFQIQTQFLQDDINSTKDRHRKNLSEIQTYVNILHQINQTIHLVPNMTVGTSEEKQLAQRRVPALQSQLEEYKSALCQLQAQKQHLQYETSVLESSIMSTQEGYDDEIQQYNEQIESLRKDIEEAERSLDKYTNECRHLAMYQTSLENELERYKRIIENEDNRLNSAIIGTPITLFTTNYRYTHTPTVSSRGRDITQAIQDITSIKPRQKNLAKKVLKKKEISPKDVMDSGQEERVGGAEHMEDEKRGVAGEEGEVKREEQRSLYTPQDVPDGAQISKAFDTLCNIVRDRMRKYKKPEPIADFYTKGRYVLVTGDGSYPHPHFYTSSPSAGHVFVTIRNGMVSPYDPFGPYTPSPNPPHPQPMPPPGPLTPTQPSDGEGGKGDDKGGKGGGKGKSRGGDPEPRPKNPTPPPQPNPAPKGPSNPSGPKGGKDDSHRRGPRPMPCPRGTSSMPPDSMSYEKVEMVESVEKFSNDRKTKGYEETAMVVETMIEKTSKKKN; from the exons ATGTACAAGACCAGTTACCTGCGCGAGGTGCGCAAGGAGAAGTATGAGCGTTCTGATGTCTTCGAAGAGCCCTACGGCCCTGATGCATCGGCAGGCACCTCAGCCATCCAGGGCTGGGAGAGCCTGCAGGAGCTCAACAGCCGCTTCGCCCGCTATATTAATCGGGCACGCGTGCTGGAGCAGCGCAATTCCGTGTTCCGCAAGCAGCTAGAGACGCTGCAGCGGATGGAAGAGGCCAGTGGGCTTGAGGAGGCCTTTACTGAACAGATTGGCCTGAACCGGAGGCGCATCTGCGAGCTCTCTGCCGACCGTGCCAAACTTGAGCGCCAGCTGAAGGACGCATGCCGCATGCTGGACGAGTTCACCAACAA ATACAGAAATGAGTGTGAGTATCAAGAACAGCTGCGGGGTACATTGGAACAACTCAACAGG GAGGCTGACCATAACCTGCTCAGGAACCTGGAGTTTCAGATCCAGACTCAGTTCCTTCAGGATGACATCAACTCCAccaaagacagacacagaaag AACCTGTCAGAGATCCAGACCTACGTGAATATCCTGCACCAGATCAACCAGACGATACACCTGGTGCCAAATATGACTGTGGGCACCTCTGAG GAGAAGCAGCTGGCCCAGAGGAGAGTTCCAGCCCTGCAGAGTCAGCTGGAGGAGTATAAGAGCGCCCTCTGTCAGCTCCAAGCACAGAAGCAGCATCTGCAGTACGAG aCGTCAGTGTTGGAGAGTTCCATCATGAGCACCCAGGAGGGCTATGACGATGAGATCCAGCAGTACAACGAGCAGATTGAGTCTCTGAGGAAGGACATTGAGGAAGCCGAGAGATCCCTGGACAAATACACAAATGAGTGCCGCCACCTGGCCATGTACCAGACCTCACTGGAGAATGAGCTGGAGAGGTACAAGAGGATCATCGAGAACGAGGACAACAG GTTGAATTCAGCAATAATTGGGACTCCCATTACCTTGTTCACCACCAATTACCGctacacccacacacccactgtGTCGAGCAGGGGCAGAG ACATCACGCAAGCCATCCAGGACATCACCAGTATCAAGCCTCGCCAGAAGAACCTGGCCAAGAAGGTCCTGAAGAAGAAGGAGATCAGCCCCAAAGATGTGATGGACAGTGGCCAGGAGGAGAGAGTCGGTGGAGCTGAACACATGGAGGACGAGAAGCGAGGGGTGGCAGGGGAGGAAGGCGAGGTGAAGAGGGAGGAGCAGAGGTCCCTGTACACGCCCCAGGATGTGCCAGACGGGGCTCAGATCAGCAAAGCCTTCGACACGCTTTGTAACATTGTCAGAGACCGAATGAGGAAGTACAAGAAGCCAGAGCCAATTGCAGACTTTTACACCAAGGGGCGCTATGTGCTGGTGACAGGCGATGGCAGCTACCCCCACCCTCACTTCTACACCTCCAGCCCCTCCGCCGGACACGTCTTCGTCACCATCCGCAACGGCATGGTCTCCCCTTATGACCCCTTCGGGCCTTACACCCCCTCCCCCAACCCCCCTCATCCTCAGCCCATGCCACCCCCTGGTCCCCTTACCCCCACCCAGCCCTCTGACGGAGAGGGGGGGAAAGGAGACGATAAGGGAGGAAAAGGTGGTGGAAAGGGGAAATCTAGGGGCGGAGACCCCGAGCCTAGGCCGAAGAATCCTACTCCCCCCCCACAGCCCAACCCTGCCCCCAAAGGCCCCAGCAATCCCTCCGGACCCAAGGGGGGTAAAGACGACAGTCACCGCAGGGGCCCTCGTCCCATGCCCTGCCCCCGCGGCACTAGCAGCATGCCCCCTGACTCCATGAGCTACGAGAAGGTGGAGATGGTGGAGTCAGTGGAAAAGTTCTCCAATGACCGCAAGACCAAGGGCTATGAGGAGACAGCCATGGTGGTGGAGACCATGATCGAGAAGACCAGCAAAAAGAAGAACTGA
- the LOC110502462 gene encoding filensin-like isoform X1 yields the protein MYKTSYLREVRKEKYERSDVFEEPYGPDASAGTSAIQGWESLQELNSRFARYINRARVLEQRNSVFRKQLETLQRMEEASGLEEAFTEQIGLNRRRICELSADRAKLERQLKDACRMLDEFTNKYRNECEYQEQLRGTLEQLNREADHNLLRNLEFQIQTQFLQDDINSTKDRHRKNLSEIQTYVNILHQINQTIHLVPNMTVGTSEEQEKQLAQRRVPALQSQLEEYKSALCQLQAQKQHLQYETSVLESSIMSTQEGYDDEIQQYNEQIESLRKDIEEAERSLDKYTNECRHLAMYQTSLENELERYKRIIENEDNRLNSAIIGTPITLFTTNYRYTHTPTVSSRGRDITQAIQDITSIKPRQKNLAKKVLKKKEISPKDVMDSGQEERVGGAEHMEDEKRGVAGEEGEVKREEQRSLYTPQDVPDGAQISKAFDTLCNIVRDRMRKYKKPEPIADFYTKGRYVLVTGDGSYPHPHFYTSSPSAGHVFVTIRNGMVSPYDPFGPYTPSPNPPHPQPMPPPGPLTPTQPSDGEGGKGDDKGGKGGGKGKSRGGDPEPRPKNPTPPPQPNPAPKGPSNPSGPKGGKDDSHRRGPRPMPCPRGTSSMPPDSMSYEKVEMVESVEKFSNDRKTKGYEETAMVVETMIEKTSKKKN from the exons ATGTACAAGACCAGTTACCTGCGCGAGGTGCGCAAGGAGAAGTATGAGCGTTCTGATGTCTTCGAAGAGCCCTACGGCCCTGATGCATCGGCAGGCACCTCAGCCATCCAGGGCTGGGAGAGCCTGCAGGAGCTCAACAGCCGCTTCGCCCGCTATATTAATCGGGCACGCGTGCTGGAGCAGCGCAATTCCGTGTTCCGCAAGCAGCTAGAGACGCTGCAGCGGATGGAAGAGGCCAGTGGGCTTGAGGAGGCCTTTACTGAACAGATTGGCCTGAACCGGAGGCGCATCTGCGAGCTCTCTGCCGACCGTGCCAAACTTGAGCGCCAGCTGAAGGACGCATGCCGCATGCTGGACGAGTTCACCAACAA ATACAGAAATGAGTGTGAGTATCAAGAACAGCTGCGGGGTACATTGGAACAACTCAACAGG GAGGCTGACCATAACCTGCTCAGGAACCTGGAGTTTCAGATCCAGACTCAGTTCCTTCAGGATGACATCAACTCCAccaaagacagacacagaaag AACCTGTCAGAGATCCAGACCTACGTGAATATCCTGCACCAGATCAACCAGACGATACACCTGGTGCCAAATATGACTGTGGGCACCTCTGAG GAGCAGGAGAAGCAGCTGGCCCAGAGGAGAGTTCCAGCCCTGCAGAGTCAGCTGGAGGAGTATAAGAGCGCCCTCTGTCAGCTCCAAGCACAGAAGCAGCATCTGCAGTACGAG aCGTCAGTGTTGGAGAGTTCCATCATGAGCACCCAGGAGGGCTATGACGATGAGATCCAGCAGTACAACGAGCAGATTGAGTCTCTGAGGAAGGACATTGAGGAAGCCGAGAGATCCCTGGACAAATACACAAATGAGTGCCGCCACCTGGCCATGTACCAGACCTCACTGGAGAATGAGCTGGAGAGGTACAAGAGGATCATCGAGAACGAGGACAACAG GTTGAATTCAGCAATAATTGGGACTCCCATTACCTTGTTCACCACCAATTACCGctacacccacacacccactgtGTCGAGCAGGGGCAGAG ACATCACGCAAGCCATCCAGGACATCACCAGTATCAAGCCTCGCCAGAAGAACCTGGCCAAGAAGGTCCTGAAGAAGAAGGAGATCAGCCCCAAAGATGTGATGGACAGTGGCCAGGAGGAGAGAGTCGGTGGAGCTGAACACATGGAGGACGAGAAGCGAGGGGTGGCAGGGGAGGAAGGCGAGGTGAAGAGGGAGGAGCAGAGGTCCCTGTACACGCCCCAGGATGTGCCAGACGGGGCTCAGATCAGCAAAGCCTTCGACACGCTTTGTAACATTGTCAGAGACCGAATGAGGAAGTACAAGAAGCCAGAGCCAATTGCAGACTTTTACACCAAGGGGCGCTATGTGCTGGTGACAGGCGATGGCAGCTACCCCCACCCTCACTTCTACACCTCCAGCCCCTCCGCCGGACACGTCTTCGTCACCATCCGCAACGGCATGGTCTCCCCTTATGACCCCTTCGGGCCTTACACCCCCTCCCCCAACCCCCCTCATCCTCAGCCCATGCCACCCCCTGGTCCCCTTACCCCCACCCAGCCCTCTGACGGAGAGGGGGGGAAAGGAGACGATAAGGGAGGAAAAGGTGGTGGAAAGGGGAAATCTAGGGGCGGAGACCCCGAGCCTAGGCCGAAGAATCCTACTCCCCCCCCACAGCCCAACCCTGCCCCCAAAGGCCCCAGCAATCCCTCCGGACCCAAGGGGGGTAAAGACGACAGTCACCGCAGGGGCCCTCGTCCCATGCCCTGCCCCCGCGGCACTAGCAGCATGCCCCCTGACTCCATGAGCTACGAGAAGGTGGAGATGGTGGAGTCAGTGGAAAAGTTCTCCAATGACCGCAAGACCAAGGGCTATGAGGAGACAGCCATGGTGGTGGAGACCATGATCGAGAAGACCAGCAAAAAGAAGAACTGA